From Rhodopseudomonas palustris:
GAGGGGCATTAGATGAATATCCACGAATACCAGGCCAAAGCGGTGCTGCGCGAATTCGGCGTTCCGGTGTCGCACGGCTATCCGATCTTCAAGGCGTCCGAAGCGGAAGGCGCCGCCAAGCAGCTCGGCGGTCCGGTCTGGGTGGTGAAGAGCCAGATCCACGCCGGCGGCCGCGGCAAGGGCAAGTTCAAGGAAGCCTCCGCCGGCGACAAGGGCGGCGTGCGGCTCGCCAAGTCGGTCGACGAGGTCAAGCAATACGCCGAGCAGATGCTGCACGCGACGCTGGTGACGGTGCAGACCGGCCCGGCCGGCAAGCAGGTCAACCGGCTGTACGTCGAGGAAGGCTCCGAGATCGACAAGGAGTTCTACCTGTCGCTGCTGGTCGACCGCGCCACCTCGCGGATCTCCTTCGTGGTCTCGACCGAAGGCGGCATGTCGATCGAGGACGTCGCCCACGATACCCCCGAGAAGATCGTCTCGTTCACGGTCGATCCGGCCACCGGCATCATGGGCCACCACGGCCGCGCCGTCGCCAAGGCGCTGGGGCTGAAGGGCGAGCAGGCCAAGCAGGCGGAAAGCCTGGTGACCAAGCTCTACACCGCGTTCCTCGCCAAGGACATGGAGATGCTCGAGATCAACCCGCTGGTGCTGACCAAGCAGGGCGATCTCAAGTGCCTCGACGCCAAGATGTCGTTCGACGGCAACTCGCTGTATCGCCACGCC
This genomic window contains:
- the sucC gene encoding ADP-forming succinate--CoA ligase subunit beta — translated: MNIHEYQAKAVLREFGVPVSHGYPIFKASEAEGAAKQLGGPVWVVKSQIHAGGRGKGKFKEASAGDKGGVRLAKSVDEVKQYAEQMLHATLVTVQTGPAGKQVNRLYVEEGSEIDKEFYLSLLVDRATSRISFVVSTEGGMSIEDVAHDTPEKIVSFTVDPATGIMGHHGRAVAKALGLKGEQAKQAESLVTKLYTAFLAKDMEMLEINPLVLTKQGDLKCLDAKMSFDGNSLYRHADVQALRDESEEDAKEIEASKYDLNYVTLDGTIGCMVNGAGLAMATMDIIKLYGMTPANFLDVGGGASKEKVTAAFKIITADPNVKGILINIFGGIMKCDVIAEGVVAAVKEVGLSVPLVVRLEGTNVEAGKKIIKHSGLNVLPADNLDDAAQKIVNAVKGA